One window of the Cryptomeria japonica chromosome 7, Sugi_1.0, whole genome shotgun sequence genome contains the following:
- the LOC131857093 gene encoding L-type lectin-domain containing receptor kinase I.9-like isoform X2 translates to MSQQQPYRNVAGGLPSERSTTTEEIFQCDMENAAQTETFAADTNGVSGVNERKIDEASHWKDRPQKTKRLLPTFFRFPTCPTKLRECRSQYQRNQKTVAGAIFVWKRNKHGDFIEEWEKEFWPHRFNYKDLHIATKGFGEEQVLSYGGSSRV, encoded by the exons ATGTCACAGCAACAGCCATACCGTAATGTTGCAG GTGGACTTCCTTCTGAGCGATCAACCACCACTGAAGAAATTTTTCAGT GTGACATGGAGAATGCAGCCCAAACAGAGACATTTGCAGCCGACACAAACGGCGTCTCTGGAGTGAACGAAAGGAAAATAGACGAAGCAAGTCATTGGAAAGATAGGCCTCAAAAAACAAAGAGGCTTTTACCCACTTTTTTCAGGTTCCCTACATGTCCTACAAAGCTTAGAGAATGCAGATCTCaatatcagagaaatcaaaagacTG TTGCAGGAGCCATTTTTGTGTGGAAAAGAAACAAGCACGGAGACTTTATAGAAGAATGGGAGAAAGAGTTTTGGCCTCACAGATTTAACTACAAAGACTTGCATATTGCAACCAAAGGCTTCGGAGAAGAACAAGTTCTGAGCTATGGAGGTTCCAGTCGGGTGTAG
- the LOC131857093 gene encoding uncharacterized protein LOC131857093 isoform X1, with the protein MIDPSTSTASPPSGSTGSCSSSGSTNILPVDVLALEGCIDEVLSSLTDKGLRCKLLESGMKLRDIVQPVASDFSKLFESISEGAKIISDQKSSSSKLSSEAQSVALDTVKQLGNVHWAAIGLLAIANVLERFDKISTNDRDCLDLLKLMLDLAKFLKQLKDMNADSHKELSEKMNEALHLIVSGAILYRSFIAYKKMLK; encoded by the exons ATGATTGATCCTTCAACCAGTACTGCTTCTCCTCCTAGTGGCAGTACTGGATCATGTTCTAGCAGCGGTTCTACGAATATTTTACCCGTTGATGTGCTAGCCCTCGAAGGTTGCATTGATGAAGTTTTGTCTTCTCTTACGGACAAG GGGCTGAGGTGTAAATTGCTTGAAAGTGGTATGAAACTAAGGGATATAGTGCAGCCTGTCGCATCCGATTTTTCGAAATTATTTGAGTCCATTTCAGAGGGTGCAAAAATAATTTCGGATCAG AAATCCTCTTCCTCAAAGCTTTCTAGTGAAGCACAATCGGTGGCCTTGGATACAGTGAAACAACTGGGAAATGTTCATTGGGCTGCGATTGGGCTTTTAGCAATAGCTAATGTTCTTGAAAGATTCGACAAAATTTCTACAAACGATAGAGATTGCTTGGACCTTCTGAAACTGATGCTGGACCTAGCTAAATTTCTAAAGCAGCTCAAAGACATGAATGCCGACTCCCACAAAGAACTTTCAGAAAAAATGAACGAGGCGCTTCATTTGATTGTTAGTGGTGCAATCTTGTATCGTTCCTTTATCGcgtacaagaaaatgttgaagtaa